CCCAGCGCCAGCAGAAACGCGGTCACGCCGAACGAGATGACGATGGCGGTCAGGATGAGCGCCTGGGGCAGCGGGTCGGTCATCGGGCCGGGAGAGGACCCAATCACGGGGACCCCGCCGCGCAGCCCGGCCGAGAGCAGGATCGTGATGTGGGCGGCGTGGGAGAGAAGCGCCAGGCCGATGATCTGGCGTAGCAGCGACTTCCCCATGAGCAGGTACAGTCCGGAAGCGACCAGCACGCCGACCAGCACGGCGACCAGGGTTGACACTATCCTGCCTCCACGGCTTCCACCAGCGAGCGCAACGCTGAGA
This genomic window from Armatimonadota bacterium contains:
- a CDS encoding Na(+)/H(+) antiporter subunit C (subunit C of antiporter complex involved in resistance to high concentrations of Na+, K+, Li+ and/or alkali), with protein sequence MSTLVAVLVGVLVASGLYLLMGKSLLRQIIGLALLSHAAHITILLSAGLRGGVPVIGSSPGPMTDPLPQALILTAIVISFGVTAFLLALGYRMHLFGGEERHGEEKRDDR